In a genomic window of Methanosarcina horonobensis HB-1 = JCM 15518:
- a CDS encoding metal-dependent hydrolase has translation MVNTLSHLGIGFLIALALGLRGKKLKIVAFLSVIPDLDIIPYSIFISVSNSLTHESRIQLFYLFGHREFTHSILFVSLVTLLIWTKSKDWILTFAGLQSILSHIYLDYITTWKMRPFYPFSTDTSIMGAVYFYDPLLNLLPLLPLLIVIIGSLKKRGIINGKFNNFCNFVRNSDDKFYSFLILVLLVWLVFMPVSKAFLINHISGAEKAQISYQNTYPESMNSFLTAYSFNSTHYKVLRVSYLSGIEMSGYVEKISINGNVPDASAYIDRTKKLYSSGVPQEIDYPVYAVSEDNGSVIVTLSDARNPYAESWAYFKSIYRFTFDKRSGDYHVYASVQGESEKKLDENWFNKKV, from the coding sequence ATGGTAAACACACTTTCTCACCTGGGAATAGGTTTTCTCATTGCCCTGGCTTTAGGCCTGAGAGGAAAGAAATTAAAAATCGTGGCTTTTCTTTCCGTAATCCCTGATCTGGACATTATTCCATACTCCATATTTATCTCTGTTAGCAACAGCCTGACCCATGAGTCCAGAATCCAGCTTTTCTACCTTTTCGGGCACAGGGAGTTTACGCATTCAATTTTATTCGTTTCTCTGGTTACGCTTTTAATCTGGACTAAAAGCAAAGACTGGATTCTTACCTTTGCCGGGTTACAATCAATTTTATCCCATATTTACCTGGATTATATCACAACCTGGAAAATGCGGCCTTTCTATCCGTTCAGTACAGATACATCCATAATGGGGGCAGTCTACTTCTATGACCCTCTGCTAAATTTGCTTCCACTCCTGCCCCTGTTAATTGTAATAATTGGAAGTTTGAAGAAGAGAGGAATAATAAATGGCAAATTCAATAACTTTTGTAATTTTGTGAGAAATAGTGATGATAAATTCTATTCTTTCCTGATCCTTGTGCTCCTTGTCTGGCTTGTTTTTATGCCGGTTTCAAAAGCCTTTCTGATCAACCATATATCAGGGGCAGAGAAAGCCCAGATAAGTTACCAGAATACTTACCCCGAATCCATGAACAGTTTTCTGACTGCATACTCGTTTAACTCCACACATTATAAAGTTCTTAGAGTCAGCTACCTTTCAGGAATCGAAATGAGTGGTTACGTTGAAAAAATCTCAATAAACGGAAATGTTCCTGATGCTTCTGCTTATATAGATAGAACGAAGAAGCTTTATAGTTCCGGTGTTCCCCAGGAAATCGATTACCCGGTGTATGCAGTTTCGGAAGATAACGGCTCTGTAATAGTTACCTTGAGTGATGCAAGGAACCCTTATGCTGAAAGCTGGGCTTATTTTAAATCGATTTACAGATTTACTTTTGATAAAAGGAGTGGGGATTACCATGTTTATGCAAGTGTCCAGGGAGAGAGCGAAAAAAAGCTTGATGAAAACTGGTTTAATAAAAAGGTCTAA